The following coding sequences lie in one Alloacidobacterium dinghuense genomic window:
- a CDS encoding acyl-CoA thioesterase, translated as MQQTSTITVRVRYAETDQMGVVYHANYFVWFEMGRVECLRELGFEYKQMEVMDDCHLPVVEATCRYKAPARYDELLILETRIVALRSGVVKFAYRLLRSEGFQLLAEAQTTHVVVDGRMQKRTLPDKYATALRTQLR; from the coding sequence ATGCAGCAAACCTCAACGATCACAGTGCGTGTACGATACGCAGAAACCGACCAGATGGGCGTCGTCTACCACGCCAACTATTTTGTCTGGTTTGAAATGGGACGCGTCGAATGTCTGCGTGAACTCGGGTTTGAGTACAAACAAATGGAAGTGATGGACGATTGCCATCTTCCCGTCGTCGAGGCCACCTGCCGTTACAAGGCGCCGGCTCGCTATGACGAGTTGCTGATACTTGAAACCCGCATCGTTGCGTTGCGATCAGGAGTGGTCAAGTTCGCCTATCGTCTTTTGCGCAGCGAAGGATTTCAGCTTCTGGCTGAAGCCCAGACAACGCATGTCGTTGTCGATGGTCGGATGCAAAAGCGCACGTTACCGGACAAGTATGCGACGGCCTTGCGTACACAGCTGCGGTGA
- a CDS encoding cobalamin B12-binding domain-containing protein — translation MSQERTTPIRVLVAKPGLDGHDRGAKIIARALRDAGMEVIYTGLRQTPEMIVNAAIQEDVDCVGLSILSGAHNAIVPRVTALLKERGADDVLVVLGGTIPEQDAEFLRSKGVAAIFGPGTPLETTISFIREKVKS, via the coding sequence ATGTCTCAAGAACGCACAACTCCCATTCGGGTGCTCGTAGCAAAACCCGGCCTCGACGGCCATGATCGAGGTGCGAAGATCATCGCCCGCGCCTTACGTGACGCCGGAATGGAAGTCATCTATACGGGCCTGCGCCAAACCCCAGAAATGATCGTCAACGCGGCCATCCAAGAAGACGTCGATTGTGTCGGCCTCAGCATTTTATCTGGTGCTCACAACGCCATCGTGCCTCGCGTGACAGCATTGTTGAAAGAACGCGGCGCAGACGACGTTCTCGTCGTGCTCGGTGGAACCATCCCCGAGCAGGACGCCGAATTCCTAAGATCAAAGGGTGTAGCTGCCATCTTCGGACCAGGGACACCCCTCGAAACCACCATCAGCTTTATCCGCGAAAAGGTGAAGTCGTAA
- a CDS encoding polyprenyl synthetase family protein, with the protein MSTTTIATAKEVFDLLHDDLRAIEREFGDDAVSSVKAITEISDYLREGGGKRIRPSLLLLSAKSQGYSGGGMVRLGAVVEMVHTATLVHDDIIDAADTRRGRPSANTTWGNSKCVLAGDWLYMQAFRVALEERNFRVLDLLIGLTQQMVEGELLQMETLGRPVTEREYNDLIYRKTACLFEVSMRLGSVLAKVNGKTEASMGEYGHALGLAFQIVDDILDLTASEEVLGKPVASDLREGKATLAVIHSLENGTPTDREAILTVLTDQNFERVTHKEILAILSRNQSVDYAMNIAFRHAERARAALASLPDSDFKRALLWVPDFVVARDK; encoded by the coding sequence GTGAGTACAACGACCATAGCGACGGCGAAAGAAGTCTTCGATCTTCTCCACGATGACCTGCGCGCCATCGAACGCGAGTTCGGCGATGACGCCGTCTCCTCCGTCAAGGCCATCACGGAAATTTCCGACTACCTGCGCGAAGGCGGCGGCAAACGCATCCGGCCCTCACTCCTGCTCCTCTCAGCAAAATCCCAGGGTTATTCCGGAGGCGGTATGGTCCGCCTCGGCGCGGTCGTCGAAATGGTGCACACGGCCACCCTCGTCCACGACGACATCATCGATGCAGCAGATACGCGCCGTGGCCGCCCCTCAGCCAACACCACGTGGGGTAATTCGAAATGCGTGCTGGCCGGTGACTGGCTCTATATGCAGGCCTTCCGTGTCGCTCTGGAAGAACGCAATTTCCGCGTGCTCGATCTACTCATCGGCCTGACGCAACAGATGGTCGAGGGCGAACTTCTACAAATGGAGACTCTGGGCCGTCCGGTCACCGAGCGGGAATATAACGACCTGATCTACCGCAAGACCGCCTGTCTCTTCGAAGTCTCAATGAGGCTGGGCTCAGTGCTCGCCAAGGTGAACGGTAAGACAGAAGCATCCATGGGCGAGTACGGCCATGCGCTCGGCCTAGCTTTCCAGATCGTCGATGACATACTGGATCTCACTGCAAGCGAAGAGGTCCTAGGCAAGCCCGTCGCCAGCGATCTGCGTGAGGGGAAGGCAACTCTTGCCGTCATCCACTCACTTGAGAACGGCACTCCTACCGATCGTGAAGCGATCCTTACCGTGCTTACGGACCAGAACTTCGAACGTGTAACACACAAAGAGATTCTTGCGATCCTCTCTCGTAACCAGTCCGTCGATTACGCAATGAACATCGCCTTCCGGCACGCGGAAAGAGCGCGCGCCGCGCTTGCTTCCCTGCCGGATTCAGACTTCAAGCGTGCGCTCCTCTGGGTACCGGATTTTGTCGTCGCCCGCGATAAGTAG
- a CDS encoding TatD family hydrolase, which translates to MLIDSHAHLDSPRYDEDRDALLERAWQADVRSVLSIGIGDGPDTMYRALELSREYAGRPETPRILATAGVHPHEAQLCDEAALTKLNNLLQEPEVIACGEIGLDYFYDHSPRDTQKTVFRQQMEIAAAYKKPIIIHCRPSDNSTNAWDDTLDTIETEWAPKGLGGILHCFTGEWDHARRAMDCGFLISFAGNITFPKAQPIRDVAVQVPLDRMLVETDAPFLAPVPNRGKRNEPAWVAGVAEKLAEIRNLSADEVASHTTENFHRFFSITASMAH; encoded by the coding sequence TTGCTCATCGATTCCCACGCGCATCTCGACAGTCCGCGCTACGACGAGGACCGCGACGCCCTGCTCGAGCGCGCGTGGCAGGCTGACGTGCGCAGCGTGCTCTCCATCGGCATCGGCGACGGTCCGGATACAATGTACCGCGCCCTTGAGCTGAGCCGCGAATATGCCGGCCGGCCGGAAACGCCGCGCATCCTCGCCACCGCAGGAGTCCATCCCCACGAAGCACAGCTCTGCGACGAAGCTGCGCTCACCAAACTCAACAACTTATTACAGGAACCGGAAGTCATCGCCTGCGGCGAAATCGGGCTCGACTACTTCTATGACCACTCGCCGCGCGACACGCAGAAGACAGTCTTTCGCCAGCAAATGGAAATCGCTGCCGCCTACAAAAAGCCCATCATCATCCACTGCCGTCCCTCGGACAACAGCACCAACGCCTGGGACGACACGCTGGACACGATCGAAACCGAATGGGCGCCGAAAGGACTGGGCGGCATCCTGCACTGCTTCACCGGCGAATGGGACCATGCCCGCCGCGCGATGGATTGCGGCTTTCTCATCTCCTTCGCGGGCAACATTACTTTCCCGAAGGCGCAGCCGATCCGCGACGTGGCCGTGCAGGTCCCACTCGATCGCATGCTGGTCGAAACCGACGCGCCATTTCTTGCTCCGGTGCCCAATCGCGGTAAGCGCAACGAACCCGCCTGGGTCGCTGGAGTCGCCGAAAAACTGGCCGAAATCCGCAATCTGTCTGCTGACGAAGTAGCTTCCCATACCACGGAAAACTTTCACCGATTTTTCAGTATCACAGCGAGCATGGCACACTGA
- a CDS encoding YajQ family cyclic di-GMP-binding protein, with protein MAQDNSFDIVSKVDIQEVRNAIEQAIKEVRARFDLKDSHSEIKLEGDDAIQLASADEYKLEAVKEILAQKLVKRGISLKALTYGKLEPATGSSVRQKITLQQGIPGEKAKEIVRIIKDSKKKAQASIQGDTVRVSSKDRDTLQEVIAMLKAKDLGIDMQFTNYRSN; from the coding sequence ATGGCTCAGGACAATTCATTCGACATCGTAAGCAAAGTTGACATACAGGAAGTGCGTAACGCAATCGAGCAGGCTATCAAAGAGGTGCGCGCGCGTTTCGATCTGAAGGACTCGCACTCGGAAATCAAGCTCGAAGGCGACGACGCTATCCAACTTGCCTCCGCCGACGAGTACAAGCTGGAGGCGGTCAAGGAGATCCTTGCGCAAAAGCTGGTCAAGCGCGGCATATCGCTCAAGGCGCTTACCTATGGCAAGCTCGAACCCGCCACCGGATCGAGCGTTCGCCAGAAGATCACGTTGCAGCAGGGCATCCCCGGCGAAAAGGCGAAGGAGATCGTCCGCATCATTAAAGATTCCAAAAAGAAGGCGCAAGCATCCATTCAAGGTGATACCGTTCGTGTCAGCAGCAAAGATCGCGATACTCTACAGGAAGTGATCGCGATGCTGAAGGCGAAGGACCTCGGCATCGACATGCAGTTTACGAACTACCGGTCGAACTAA